Proteins found in one Triticum urartu cultivar G1812 chromosome 4, Tu2.1, whole genome shotgun sequence genomic segment:
- the LOC125550421 gene encoding uncharacterized protein LOC125550421 isoform X1, which produces MVHDREFCWARHSFCLFICWRRPRCRPWTSLEEARKTGSDSSDSDEEGDAVDELRIQALERTMLEQPLDYDSHVQHHGVELPLLGTPVMCSSRSADPFASNPIPSPRISSSIKVLSSLFLSWYCISLDLFMCQTVVLVSMQLLAMRLGIITHT; this is translated from the exons ATGGTTCATGATCGCGAGTTCTG CTGGGCCAG ACATAGTTTTTGTTTATTTATTTGCTGGAGGCGGCCGCGTTGCCGCCCATGGACATCACTGGAGGAGGCGCGGAAGACGGGCTCCGACTCCTCGGATTCAGACGAGGAAGGAGACGCCGTCGACGAGCTACGCATCCAGGCCCTGGAGCGCACCATGTTGGAGCAGCCTCTCGACTACGATTCCCATGTTCAG CACCATGGAGTGGAGCTTCCTCTGCTCGGGACGCCGGTCATGTGCTCGTCAAGGTCCGCTGATCCTTTCGCCTCCAATCCCATTCCCAGTCCCAGAATAAGCAGCAGCATCAAGGTCCTATCCTCTCTCTTTTTATCCTGGTACTGTATCTCATTGGACCTGTTCATGTGTCAGACTGTTGTACTCGTCAGCATGCAATTACTTGCAATGAGACTCGGCATAATTACACATACATAA
- the LOC125550421 gene encoding uncharacterized protein LOC125550421 isoform X2, with translation MVHDREFCWARHSFCLFICWRRPRCRPWTSLEEARKTGSDSSDSDEEGDAVDELRIQALERTMLEQPLDYDSHVQHHGVELPLLGTPVMCSSRSADPFASNPIPSPRISSSIKPDSCN, from the exons ATGGTTCATGATCGCGAGTTCTG CTGGGCCAG ACATAGTTTTTGTTTATTTATTTGCTGGAGGCGGCCGCGTTGCCGCCCATGGACATCACTGGAGGAGGCGCGGAAGACGGGCTCCGACTCCTCGGATTCAGACGAGGAAGGAGACGCCGTCGACGAGCTACGCATCCAGGCCCTGGAGCGCACCATGTTGGAGCAGCCTCTCGACTACGATTCCCATGTTCAG CACCATGGAGTGGAGCTTCCTCTGCTCGGGACGCCGGTCATGTGCTCGTCAAGGTCCGCTGATCCTTTCGCCTCCAATCCCATTCCCAGTCCCAGAATAAGCAGCAGCATCAAG CCAGATAGCTGCAATTAG